A stretch of Gasterosteus aculeatus chromosome 4, fGasAcu3.hap1.1, whole genome shotgun sequence DNA encodes these proteins:
- the tmem229a gene encoding transmembrane protein 229A, whose product MAGRWRDGPRDHPGSPAGGLTQRRGPLGETGRAEEPPLRQLRQLPRWMRLYFYAMHGLTLDVVLSAAQGFLNRRDPKLVGFSSPYLCIMHSLTHLALEKIYSQKRCFRGRPVVFHLVFYPSVYIGLQILIGNINTLTEQVRVVSCTQLAVHYALALYFSLVFHRGMSKLLYHPSCPLRPPGELGAEEGRGHGRGPLRALPAFARLLFYGMQGLLDEVIFTSICNLVEKSDRSLSGYTSPWSFLMYGTCSSAVETLYFHLRFGRGWGTLRRLPVYICFIYTWEFSWGLVLRQFGACSWDYSHYPYNFMGLVTLLYMPGWACLSLYQDVLSNVLLRIRCMEVEVEGPVEENGEVNGVMETKKQA is encoded by the coding sequence ATGGCCGGTCGGTGGCGAGACGGTCCTCGCGACCACCCGGGAAGCCCCGCCGGGGGCTTGACCCAGCGACGGGGGCCGCTCGGAGAGACGGGGCGCGCGGAGGAGCCGCCGCTGCGGCAGCTGCGGCAGCTGCCGCGCTGGATGCGGCTTTACTTCTACGCCATGCACGGCCTCACTCTGGACGTGGTGCTCTCGGCTGCGCAGGGTTTTTTGAATCGACGAGACCCCAAATTGGTGGGCTTCTCCTCCCCGTATCTCTGCATCATGCACTCTCTGACCCACTTGGCGCTGGAGAAGATCTACTCTCAGAAGAGGTGCTTCCGAGGTCGGCCGGTGGTGTTTCATCTGGTCTTCTACCCGTCTGTCTACATCGGGCTGCAGATCCTCATCGGCAACATCAACACCTTGACCGAGCAGGTGAGGGTGGTGTCCTGCACGCAGCTGGCGGTGCACTATGCCCTGGCGCTCTATTTCTCCCTGGTGTTCCACAGGGGTATGTCGAAGCTGCTGTACcacccctcctgccccctccggccccccggGGAACTCGGCGCGGAGGAGGGCAGAGGTCACGGCCGGGGTCCTCTGCGCGCTCTGCCCGCCTTCGCGCGCCTCTTGTTCTACGGGATGCAGGGTCTGCTGGACGAGGTGATTTTCACCTCCATTTGCAACCTGGTGGAGAAGTCGGACCGCAGCCTGAGCGGCTACACGTCCCCGTGGTCCTTCCTGATGTACGGGACCTGCAGCTCCGCGGTGGAGACGCTTtacttccacctgcgcttcggCAGGGGCTGGGGGACGCTGCGGCGGCTCCCTGTCTACATCTGCTTCATCTACACCTGGGAGTTCTCCTGGGGTCTGGTCCTGAGGCAGTTCGGAGCCTGCTCCTGGGACTACTCCCACTATCCGTACAACTTCATGGGACTCGTCACCCTGCTGTACATGCCTGGCTGGGCCTGCCTCAGTTTGTATCAGGACGTGCTGTCCAACGTCCTGCTGAGAATCCGGTgcatggaggtggaggtggagggtccGGTTGAGGAGAACGGGGAGGTCAATGGAGTGatggagacaaaaaaacaagcttGA